Part of the Paludisphaera borealis genome, GTCGGCGAGGTCTTGCGACAAATGCCGGTCGTAGCCCGCTTGAGCGACTCCCGGCCTCGGCGTTCGCCGGACGGCGACGATCGCGGTCACGAGCCCCTTGCCCGCGTCGGCCTCGACCCGCTTGACCACCGTGTCGCGGAAGACGACGAGCGTCCCCTTCGCGACCAGCGACCGTTCGAGGGGGAGCAGGTGCTGGTCGAGGAAGTTCCGGGGCTCGAAGCAGTAGTTGCTGACCCAGCCCTTGCCGGGGTTGCCTGTGGCGTCGAGCATCGCGCGGAAGTTCGGAGTCATGTTCACGCGGTCGCGGGCGATCGCGGCGACGTCGTACTCGGCGCCCGTCTTCTTGTCCTTGACCTTGTGCCAGGCCTCGTCGATCGCCGACACGGCGCTGGCAGTGAGCTGGCCGCCGACCCAGTCGGTCGGCTCGATCAGGCAGGTCCTCGCGCCGCTCTCCGCCGCCGCCACGGCCGCCGCGAACGCCGCCGTGGTTCCGCCGGCGATCACGACGTCGAAATCCCGGAAGACCTCCTCCCCCGCCGCCCGGGCGCCGTGCCACTCTCCCGAGGCCGCCAGCCCCGCCAGCCCCGCCAACCCCGCTCCGAGAAACCCTCGTCGTCGCATGCCCTTCTCCTCGATGGTCCGCGTCGAACTTCCGTTGGATCCGCGCCGTGAATCCCCTTCGCGAGTCTATCACCCGCCGATCTTCTTGGTCGAGACGCGTCTTGCGACGGATCTCACTAAAATGGAATGGGTTGTGAAGCCTAATTCATTAATCGATAGGCGGCTCTACGGCATGGGGCGCTCGGGGGAATCCGGCCGAATCGAGTTTCCGGGATGCTTGCAGAAAAAGCTCGCGCGCGAGTAGCCTCGTGGCGTTCGCTCGCGAGTGTTGATCTGAGAATCCGATTCAACCGTGACCGAGGACGACGTGACGTACCTAGCCGATCCGATCGATGGTCCACCCATCGAGCCGCGGGCCGTGCCGACCAACCGCCGGGTCGACTCGGTCGACGCGCTGCGGGGGTTGACGATCCTGCTGATGGTCTTCGTCAACGACCTGGGGCCGGCCGCCCCGTCGTGGATGCACCACATCGAGCCGCCGTCGGCCGACGGCATGACGCTGGCCGACGTGGTCTTTCCGTGGTTTCTGTTCATCGTCGGCGTGTCGATCCCGCTGGCCTTCGAACGTGCGTTCGCGGCCGGCGCGTCCGTCAGAGGGCAGGTCGGTCATATCGTGATTCGCACGGCCGCGCTCTTGCTTCTGGGCGTGATCGGGATGAACAGTGACGAGCACCAAGGCCTCGGCGGCTCGCAGTGGAGCCTGCTCGCGTTCATCGCGATCCTTCTGGCCTGGTCGAGCGTTCCCAAAGAAACAGGGACGAAGCGGACGTTGTTCCTGGCGTTGAAGGCGGTCGGCGTCGTCGGGCTCTTGATTCTGCTGGCGATCTTCCGCCGCAAGCCGGTCGATACAAGCTTGCCGTTTTACGGCCCGGTCGAGGGCTGGGTCTGGATGAGAACCGAATGGTGGGGAATCCTCGGCCTGATCGGCTGGGCCTACCTGACGGTCGCGCTTTTGACCCTCTGGCTGGGCCGGCGTCGCGAGTGGCTGGCCGGCTCGATCGGGGTGCTAATCCTGCTCCACCTCGCCATGAATCACGGCGGCCTGTTCGCGCATCTGGAGCGCAAGGCGTGGCTGGGGCCGCTGCTGCCTCTGCTGCAGAGCCTGAGTCACGGCGTCGATTCTCTCAATCAATACGTCGGGCTCGGCGATGCGACGGGCTCGCTGGCGGCGATCACGATGGCCGGCTGCCTGCTCGGCTCGATCCTCCGCCGCGACAGCGACGTGGCGGCGCCCGACGAACGGGTCACGTGGACGTCGACCTTCGTGGTCGGCCTGCTGATCGCCGGATTCGCGACCGACACGTTCGAGGGGATCAACAAGATCGCCGCGACCCCGACATGGTGCCTCTGGTCGGCGGCCCTGGCCGCGGCGGTCTGGCTGGCGCTGTACCTCGTGATCGACGTCGCCGGCTGGCGCGCGTGGTCGATCCTCGTCCGCCCGGCCGGCGCCAACCCGCTGGTCGCCTACTTCCTCCATCCGATCGTCATCGGGGCCGTCTCCGCCTCGGGCCTCGGCGACGCCCTCCTGGGATACCAAGGATCACACAACCCGGCGGTCGTCGTCGCCGGCTCGTTCGCCATGGCGGTGGTCGTCTGCGCCCTGACCGGGCTGCTCGCCCGCCTGGGACTTCGGGTGCGGCTGTGAGCACGGATTGAACCCGTCGTTCTCCGACGATCAGATCGTTTGGACTTTGATATCTCACCGACGTAATATTCCCGCGAAGCGTCGACTTTCTGATTCGTCGTGGACGTCGATAGGACGGGAAAGAGTTGGTCCGACCTGACTATCTGAAAAAAATGACCCAGAGTAGAATCAGGCGACCCGCGGAATCGGCTTGCGCTATGCGTGCGTGGTTGGCTGGCTGATTGCGAAGTGATCGCGCCGAGGATTGATGCGCACGGGGACCGCACGGATTGGGGGTGCAACAATGCGTCTTTGCCTGGTCGAGGATCTCGCCGTAGCCGGACTCGAACCGCTGACTCTCACCCGGCCCGTGTACGAGCTTTGGCTCGGTTGCTCGACGCTGGGGGCCAAGATCGCCCGCGCCTTCGGGGTCGGGACGGGGCCGAACCGGCGGGGGGCGTTGATCCGCAACCACTTGACGGCGGTGCAGAGCCGGCGCGACCCCCACGTGGTGCTTAACGATCGCGACTGGCTGGCGCGCGGGCCGGTGGTGGCGGCGTGCGGCCGCTGGGTTCCGCCGCTGGGTTTCGAGGCGCCCGACGCCAGCGTCCCCTGGGTCGGGCTGTGCGACGGCCAGCCGGCGTTCGTCTACGCGGGCCCCGACGATGTGGTGTCGCTGGAACTGAACGGCGTCGACGACTGGTTCGAGAAGATGGCGTCGCGCTACCCCAACGAGGAGGTCGGCGGCGAGTGGATCGGTCGTCCCTGGGACCTCGTGGCCCGGAACGCGGCCCACATCGAGCGCGACTTCGCGACCAGCGGGCGGCTCGCCGTCAGCAACCGCCAGCTCGCCTCGCTCGCTCTGGTCGGGCCGTCGAATCGGCTCTGGATTCATGAGACCACCCGGATCGACCCGTACACGGTCTTCGACACGACCAACGGACCGATCATCATCGGCGCGGGCGTCTGGGTCCAGCCGTTCACCCGGGTCGAGGGGCCGTGCTACATCGGCCCCGACTCGCAGCTCTTCCGGGCGAACATCCGGGGCGCGGTCTCGATCGGCCCCAACTGCCGGATCGGCGGCGAGGTGGAGGCGTCGATCGTCCAGGGGCACTCGAACAAGTACCACGAAGGCTTTCTGGGCCACGCCTACGTCGGCGAGTGGGTGAATCTGGGCGCGATCACGTCGAACAGCGACCTTCGCAACGACTACGGCGAGGTGATGGTGCCGTTGCAGGGCGATCCGATCGCCACCGGGCAGGCGAAGGTCGGCTGCTACATCGGCGACCACACGCGGACCGGCATGGGCTCGATGCTCAACACCGGCACGGCGATCGGCGTGATGTGCAACGTGCTGCCGGCCGGCTTGCTCTTGCCCAAGCACGTGCCGTCGTTCACGGCCGTCCTGTACGGCCGCGTCGAGCCGGGGTTCACGATCGACGAGCTGTTCGCCACGGCCCGGATCGTCATGTCGAGGCGCGGAAAGGTCTTCGACGAGCACGAGGAACAGCTCTATCGCGGCCTGTACGAGCAGACCCGCCTGGAGCGGGAGCGCGCCTTCCAGCGGACGCGGGAGCGGCGTCACGACCTCTGGCCGATCGCCCAGGCGAATTCGCGGTGAGGTTCCGAACCCGGCCGGCCCGGGCCGAGTCCATCAAGGGCGGCTCTTAAAGGCGGATTCCCAGGGAAAAGCGTTCACGCCACTTGCCGAGCGCTCTACGATTGGGAATACTGCCGTCGCAACGATGCCCGCCCATTGAGAACCCCGATGCCAACGCTAGTCGCGCAAGCGGAGCCAGGAATTCAGGATGCGTCCCATGCGAAGATCGACGACCGGCGCAAAACCGCGCAGCCGTCGAAAGCCTTGAGCGAGCCGGCGGCAGCGGCTCCCGCACTCCACGCGTCGCACGCTCCCGACCTGCGCGGGTACATTTACCTGGGGATCATGATCCTCGTCGGGTCGACGACGTCGCCCCTGGCCATGCTGGTCGTCAGGCAGCTTCCGGTCGGGCTGGTGCCGCTCTTGCGATTCGGCTTCGCGGGTCTGTGCCTGATTCCGTTCATCGGGGGCCTCAACCCCTTGAAGGAGCTGGTGCGCCACGACTGGCGGCGGCTGGCGGTGGTCGCGGCCTTCTGCGTGCCGATCAACCAGTGGTTTTTTCTAAACGCCGCTCGGCTGGGGACGAACGCGCACGTTGGGCTGTTCTACGCGATGGTCCCCCTGGTCGTCTGGGTCCTGGCCTGGCGGCTCGGGCATGAACGGCTCGACCTCAGTCGGCTCGGCGGAATTCTTGTGAGCATCAGCGGGGTCGTGGTGATCGGCGTCGGCAACCTGCTGGGGGGCGAATCGTCGTCGCTTGAGCAGACGAGGGCGGTGATGCTCTCGGACCTCCTCCTCATCGGCGCGGTGATCTCGTGGGGGGCGTATGTGGCCCTGAGCCGGCCATTAGTCCTCCGCCACGGCGCGATGCCGGTTCTGGCCGGCACGTTCCTGTTCGGCTTCTTCCTCCAGATCCCGATCGCGCTGGCGACCGCGACGCAGTGGCCGTCGATGCTCAAGCTGGCGACTCCGTCCGCCTGGATCAGTCTGATCGTCCTGGCCGGGTTCTTCACCCCCTTGAACCTGGCGCTCCAGAACCTGTCGCTCCGCCGCCTCGACGCCAGCCAGGTTGCGACCTTCAGCAACGTCGCGCCGGTGTTGACCGTGGTCTGGGGCGTCTGGCTGTTCCACGAAGCCCTCTCGCCGGCCCTGGTGGTCGGCGGCTTGCTGACTCTCGGCGGCGTGATCTGGACCAGCCGCCCCGCGCCGGCCTCGCGGCGTACCACCCCGCGCACGTCGCTGGCGGGCGAAGCCCCGGCGGCTTGCCCGATCGATTGAAGGCGCGGTATCTTGCCTTCCTGTCAGAGGACGAGATTTGCTTGCGCTTTTCTCGATCATGGTGAGTGACGGCTTGATCAGGATGACGCGATGGCGAAGAGGCAGAGTGCGGACCCCCGGGCGAAGCAGGCCGGGGGCGCGTTGATCGTGCATGTGACGAGCCACGGCTTCGGCCATCTCAACCGCACGGTGGCGGTGATCAACCAGGTGCCGGTCGATGTCCCGGTCGTGATCCGGTCGCATCCCGACCTGTTCCCGAACTGGCGCGAGCGGCTGCTCCGGCCGGCCGAGCTTGTGCCGCACGCCTCCGACGCCGGAGCCGTCAACCCCGCCGGAGGCAGCGGCGCGACCGACGCGGCGGCGACCCTCGAACGCGCCTTGCGCGTGCATAATAAGGCGTTGTTCCGGCTCGACGACGACGTCGCCTACCTTCAAGCCGCGAACGCCGGGGCCGTGCTCTGCGACGCGCCGCCGCTCCCGTTGGTCGCGGCCCGCCGCGCGGGGGTGCCGGGGTTCTTGCTCGCCAACTTCACCTGGTACGACATTTACGAGCCCTACGCGCGGTCGGCGAGTGCCGATGCGAAGCGCCTGGTC contains:
- a CDS encoding DUF5009 domain-containing protein, which translates into the protein MTYLADPIDGPPIEPRAVPTNRRVDSVDALRGLTILLMVFVNDLGPAAPSWMHHIEPPSADGMTLADVVFPWFLFIVGVSIPLAFERAFAAGASVRGQVGHIVIRTAALLLLGVIGMNSDEHQGLGGSQWSLLAFIAILLAWSSVPKETGTKRTLFLALKAVGVVGLLILLAIFRRKPVDTSLPFYGPVEGWVWMRTEWWGILGLIGWAYLTVALLTLWLGRRREWLAGSIGVLILLHLAMNHGGLFAHLERKAWLGPLLPLLQSLSHGVDSLNQYVGLGDATGSLAAITMAGCLLGSILRRDSDVAAPDERVTWTSTFVVGLLIAGFATDTFEGINKIAATPTWCLWSAALAAAVWLALYLVIDVAGWRAWSILVRPAGANPLVAYFLHPIVIGAVSASGLGDALLGYQGSHNPAVVVAGSFAMAVVVCALTGLLARLGLRVRL
- a CDS encoding putative sugar nucleotidyl transferase; translation: MRLCLVEDLAVAGLEPLTLTRPVYELWLGCSTLGAKIARAFGVGTGPNRRGALIRNHLTAVQSRRDPHVVLNDRDWLARGPVVAACGRWVPPLGFEAPDASVPWVGLCDGQPAFVYAGPDDVVSLELNGVDDWFEKMASRYPNEEVGGEWIGRPWDLVARNAAHIERDFATSGRLAVSNRQLASLALVGPSNRLWIHETTRIDPYTVFDTTNGPIIIGAGVWVQPFTRVEGPCYIGPDSQLFRANIRGAVSIGPNCRIGGEVEASIVQGHSNKYHEGFLGHAYVGEWVNLGAITSNSDLRNDYGEVMVPLQGDPIATGQAKVGCYIGDHTRTGMGSMLNTGTAIGVMCNVLPAGLLLPKHVPSFTAVLYGRVEPGFTIDELFATARIVMSRRGKVFDEHEEQLYRGLYEQTRLERERAFQRTRERRHDLWPIAQANSR
- a CDS encoding DMT family transporter codes for the protein MPTLVAQAEPGIQDASHAKIDDRRKTAQPSKALSEPAAAAPALHASHAPDLRGYIYLGIMILVGSTTSPLAMLVVRQLPVGLVPLLRFGFAGLCLIPFIGGLNPLKELVRHDWRRLAVVAAFCVPINQWFFLNAARLGTNAHVGLFYAMVPLVVWVLAWRLGHERLDLSRLGGILVSISGVVVIGVGNLLGGESSSLEQTRAVMLSDLLLIGAVISWGAYVALSRPLVLRHGAMPVLAGTFLFGFFLQIPIALATATQWPSMLKLATPSAWISLIVLAGFFTPLNLALQNLSLRRLDASQVATFSNVAPVLTVVWGVWLFHEALSPALVVGGLLTLGGVIWTSRPAPASRRTTPRTSLAGEAPAACPID